The following proteins are co-located in the Haloplanus sp. HW8-1 genome:
- a CDS encoding cupin domain-containing protein: MDIEFSGDPFENQSPEATVVRFEDLRPTRHEASPIGADTDYLSWEYGYDSSRWFDDGGLLKLEPGEYTDFQSHRESVEGPYEKCLTVFSGRGVLRTERADEPLERFDSVLLPPSTAYQLGNTGTDTLWLGWWASVGDHELAEASALEPVDRPGAREEYERIHAARSERGLATPPDRGAYEGDPDDGRPEPSISRFAETRPKMFIATPEIAATDDRPDWIYAFPDSNWISQSVVIRLDPGSYIGFHGHFENEGPTEEIYWVLNGEARLQTEYRDVTMRQFDCAFFPTGCMHTVGNTGTERVWMAAWVSKGGKEGEFDIDELETSERPRIREEFRRAMAARKQRGLPLPPDIEVSLE, encoded by the coding sequence ATGGATATCGAGTTCAGCGGCGATCCCTTCGAGAATCAGTCCCCGGAGGCAACCGTCGTCCGGTTCGAGGATCTGCGTCCCACGAGACACGAGGCCTCACCGATCGGCGCGGACACCGACTACCTGTCGTGGGAGTACGGGTACGACTCCTCGCGGTGGTTCGACGACGGCGGGCTGTTGAAGCTGGAACCGGGCGAGTACACCGACTTCCAGTCACACCGGGAGTCCGTCGAGGGTCCGTACGAGAAGTGTCTGACCGTCTTTTCGGGGCGAGGTGTCCTCCGGACGGAACGCGCCGACGAGCCACTGGAGCGGTTCGACTCCGTCCTCCTGCCTCCGAGTACGGCGTACCAGTTGGGTAACACCGGGACGGACACGCTGTGGCTCGGCTGGTGGGCGTCCGTCGGCGACCACGAACTCGCCGAGGCTTCGGCCCTCGAACCCGTGGACCGACCGGGCGCCCGGGAGGAGTACGAGCGGATACACGCCGCCCGGTCGGAACGCGGTCTCGCGACGCCGCCTGACCGCGGCGCGTACGAGGGCGACCCCGACGACGGACGTCCGGAGCCGTCGATTTCGCGATTCGCCGAGACCCGGCCCAAGATGTTCATCGCGACGCCGGAGATCGCCGCCACCGACGATCGTCCGGATTGGATTTACGCGTTTCCGGACAGCAACTGGATCTCACAGAGCGTCGTCATCCGACTGGACCCGGGGTCGTACATCGGGTTTCACGGCCACTTCGAGAACGAGGGGCCGACGGAGGAGATCTACTGGGTATTGAACGGCGAGGCCCGCCTTCAGACCGAGTACCGAGACGTCACGATGCGTCAGTTCGACTGTGCGTTCTTCCCGACCGGCTGTATGCACACGGTCGGAAACACCGGCACCGAGCGGGTCTGGATGGCCGCGTGGGTGTCGAAGGGAGGCAAGGAAGGCGAGTTCGACATCGACGAACTGGAGACGTCGGAGCGACCCCGGATCCGAGAGGAGTTCCGTCGAGCGATGGCAGCACGCAAGCAACGCGGACTGCCGCTGCCACCCGACATCGAGGTCTCCCTCGAATAG
- a CDS encoding SMP-30/gluconolactonase/LRE family protein has product MSHDITVVADYGCQVAEGPIWHPDDEALYWIDVPAGSLFRYRPETDEHAHVFESDLIAGITVEADGSLLLFEDGGVVRRLDTETWDATPVLDITEEADTRFNDVIADPAGRVFAGTMPTDRHPGRLYRLDPDGTYHRLIDDLALPNGLGFTTERDALYLTESKANRIRRYAYEETSGQLSDRTVFAEVDHGDGLPDGLAVDTTGHVWSAEWNGGQLVRYDDSGTVVEKVSCPAETVASLTFGGENYETAYVTTGLGYYERRSKAELGRAAGALLATDLGVEGRPQFRSRITNR; this is encoded by the coding sequence GTGAGTCACGACATTACGGTCGTCGCCGACTACGGCTGCCAGGTAGCGGAGGGGCCGATCTGGCACCCCGACGACGAGGCGCTTTACTGGATCGACGTCCCCGCAGGCTCGTTGTTTCGATATCGGCCGGAGACGGACGAACACGCTCACGTGTTCGAGTCCGACCTCATCGCCGGTATCACGGTGGAAGCGGACGGCAGCCTGTTACTGTTCGAAGACGGTGGCGTCGTTCGTCGCCTCGACACGGAGACGTGGGACGCCACCCCCGTCCTCGACATCACCGAGGAGGCCGACACCCGCTTCAATGACGTCATCGCCGATCCCGCCGGGCGCGTGTTCGCCGGGACGATGCCGACGGACCGTCATCCGGGCCGGCTCTACCGTCTCGACCCCGATGGGACGTATCACCGCCTGATCGACGATCTGGCCCTCCCGAATGGACTTGGGTTCACGACCGAACGGGACGCGCTGTATCTCACGGAATCGAAGGCGAATCGCATCCGACGGTACGCCTACGAGGAGACGTCCGGGCAACTCTCCGATCGAACCGTGTTCGCCGAAGTCGACCACGGTGATGGCCTTCCGGATGGGCTCGCCGTCGACACGACCGGACACGTCTGGTCGGCGGAGTGGAACGGTGGACAACTGGTCCGATACGACGACTCGGGCACGGTCGTCGAGAAAGTTTCCTGTCCCGCAGAGACGGTTGCCAGCCTGACCTTCGGCGGTGAGAACTACGAGACCGCGTACGTTACGACGGGGCTCGGCTACTACGAGCGACGTTCGAAGGCCGAACTGGGACGCGCCGCAGGCGCACTACTGGCGACGGATTTGGGAGTCGAAGGACGACCGCAGTTCCGGTCTCGGATCACGAATCGGTAA
- a CDS encoding PIN domain-containing protein — MKLVDASFLIDYARGDDAAIAYLAAHDEEEIGASTVVLSELYRGLMITQDMTQEEAMSKYEWVEPVPFTNETAAEAAEIYVELRADGELINRSDIYIAGTARSLGVSLVVNDNHFTAIEDLEVEMYRE, encoded by the coding sequence GTGAAGCTCGTCGACGCGTCGTTTCTCATCGACTACGCCCGAGGTGACGACGCCGCAATCGCGTATTTAGCTGCCCACGACGAGGAAGAGATCGGTGCATCGACCGTCGTCCTCTCCGAACTCTATCGCGGGTTGATGATCACCCAAGATATGACACAGGAGGAGGCGATGTCGAAGTACGAGTGGGTAGAGCCGGTACCGTTCACGAACGAAACGGCTGCAGAAGCCGCCGAAATCTACGTCGAACTCCGTGCCGACGGCGAACTGATCAACCGGAGCGACATCTACATCGCTGGAACTGCTCGCTCGCTCGGTGTGTCGCTGGTCGTGAACGACAATCATTTCACTGCTATCGAGGACCTAGAAGTCGAGATGTACCGGGAATAA
- a CDS encoding tyrosine-type recombinase/integrase, which produces MESRKSELEPIDPRTAQQLFLDHKETECTESTVRNHRYHTNEFVAWCEENDVDNLNDLTGRDLQALRLWRKESGDINLMTLNNYMCSLRVFIKWCGSIEAVPENLYDKVMVPRVSPDDQQADETLDAETAKEILEYLSTFHYASVEHAMLGLLWESGMRIGAAHGLDVDDVDLAEEQLQLVHRPSEGATLKNGSGGERPIAITADFADALGAYIERIRKDVPDDHGRDPLFTTSHGRMSRASIRRTVYKVTSPCFRNESCPDCTGSLSERCPEAVNPHAVRRGSITHYLTQDIPVEVVSDRMNVSRDVLDKHYDQRTEQVKLEQRRGYLENI; this is translated from the coding sequence ATGGAATCCCGAAAGAGCGAGCTAGAACCGATCGACCCTCGAACCGCGCAGCAACTGTTCCTCGACCACAAGGAGACCGAATGCACCGAGTCGACGGTGCGCAATCATCGGTACCACACGAACGAATTCGTCGCGTGGTGCGAGGAGAACGACGTCGACAATCTGAACGACCTCACGGGGCGTGACCTCCAGGCCCTCCGGCTCTGGCGGAAGGAGAGTGGCGACATCAATCTCATGACGCTCAACAACTACATGTGCTCGTTGCGCGTCTTCATCAAGTGGTGTGGCTCCATCGAAGCCGTGCCGGAGAATCTCTACGACAAGGTGATGGTGCCGCGGGTCTCACCCGACGACCAGCAGGCCGACGAGACGCTCGACGCCGAGACGGCCAAGGAGATCCTAGAGTACCTGTCGACCTTCCACTACGCCTCAGTCGAGCACGCGATGCTGGGGCTCCTCTGGGAGTCCGGAATGCGGATCGGCGCGGCTCACGGACTTGACGTCGACGACGTCGACCTCGCCGAAGAGCAGTTACAACTCGTCCACAGGCCCAGCGAAGGGGCGACGCTGAAAAACGGGTCCGGTGGTGAGCGGCCCATCGCCATCACCGCCGATTTCGCCGACGCTCTTGGCGCCTACATCGAGAGAATCCGGAAGGATGTCCCCGACGACCACGGGCGTGACCCGCTATTCACGACCTCTCATGGCCGAATGTCCCGGGCTTCGATACGCCGGACCGTGTACAAAGTAACCTCACCGTGTTTCCGGAACGAATCCTGCCCGGACTGTACCGGGAGTCTCTCGGAGCGGTGTCCCGAAGCCGTGAATCCGCATGCGGTTCGGCGGGGGAGTATCACCCACTATCTGACTCAGGATATTCCTGTCGAGGTAGTGAGCGACCGGATGAACGTGAGTCGGGACGTGCTGGATAAGCATTACGACCAGCGGACTGAGCAGGTGAAACTAGAGCAGCGACGGGGGTATCTCGAAAATATCTGA
- a CDS encoding antitoxin VapB family protein, with protein sequence MASKNIGIKEEVYERLKAHKRGDESFSETLDRLLHELDSDWRTNAGFLSRQAAADLEAEVERGFEDLDDAFDERSDGIDEQLSGES encoded by the coding sequence ATGGCTTCGAAAAATATCGGTATCAAGGAGGAGGTCTACGAGCGGCTGAAAGCGCACAAACGCGGCGACGAGAGCTTCAGTGAGACGCTCGACCGCCTCCTCCACGAACTCGATTCCGATTGGCGGACCAACGCCGGGTTTCTCTCTCGTCAAGCGGCTGCCGACCTCGAAGCAGAGGTTGAGCGAGGCTTCGAGGACCTCGATGATGCGTTCGATGAACGCAGCGACGGCATCGACGAGCAGCTTTCAGGGGAATCGTGA
- a CDS encoding cupin domain-containing protein — MDKINVTDIADQLAEDGEMETEAMRAVSFSLQVMRFEPGDEDPMHAHAEEEIYRIDTGEATLVTDDESVEVEPGDVVHLRPGTDHQFTDFEGEFVVTVMYAPAEGSQAT, encoded by the coding sequence GTGGATAAAATCAACGTCACTGACATAGCGGATCAACTGGCCGAGGACGGGGAGATGGAAACCGAGGCAATGCGTGCAGTGTCGTTCAGCCTCCAAGTGATGCGGTTCGAGCCGGGCGACGAGGACCCGATGCACGCGCACGCTGAGGAAGAGATTTACCGTATCGACACGGGCGAGGCGACGCTCGTGACCGACGACGAGTCGGTGGAGGTGGAGCCGGGTGACGTTGTCCATCTCCGTCCTGGGACAGACCACCAGTTCACCGATTTCGAGGGCGAGTTCGTGGTCACGGTTATGTACGCACCCGCCGAAGGCTCTCAGGCAACGTAA